The region GGACCCCTTCATCGGCCGGAACGAGGCCGAGGTCGCGTGGGTGGGGCGCCGGGAGTGGACGTACGAGAGACGGCTCGCGGCCGCTTCGACGCAGGAGCAGACCGATCTCGTCTTCGACGGGCTCGACACCGCCGCCGAGATCCGGCTCGACGGTCAACTCCTGGGCCGGGTACGGAACATGCACCGCTCGTACCGCTTCGACGTGACCGGGATGACCGGGCTGCTGTCCGTCCGGTTCGCCTCCGCCTACGCCGAGGCCGAGGCCGTGCGGGAGCGCCTCGGTGAGCGGCCTGGCGCCTATGCCGAGCCCTACCAGTACATCCGGAAGATGGCCTGCTCGTTCGGCTGGGACTGGGGTCCGACCCTCGTCACCGCCGGCATCTGGCGGCCGGTGCGCCTGGAGCACTGGTCGACGGCTCGGATCTCCCGGGTGCGCCCCGAGGTGACGGTCGACGAACACGACCTGGGGCATGTGGAGTTGGCGGTCGATGTCGAGCGCACCAGAGTGGAGGCCGGGCTGACGCTGGAGGCCCGGGTGAGCGGTGGCGGCCTCGCCGGTGGCGGTGAGGTCGTGGCGCGGGGCGAGGTCGACGGGACCAGCGGTGCCGTGAAGCTGGAAGTGCCGGACGTGGAGCTGTGGTGGCCGCGCGGGTACGGACAACAGGCGCTGTACGACGTCGAGCTGACGCTCCGTCATGACGATGTCTCGCTGGACGGCTGGCGGCGGCGGGTCGGGTTCCGGACCGTCGAACTCGACACCTCCCCCGACGCCCATGGGACCGGGTTCACCCTGGTCGTCAACGGGGAGCGGCTGTTCGCGCGGGGCGTCAACTGGATCCCGGACGACGTGTTCCCGTCCCGGATCACCCCGGAGCGGTACCGGGAGCGGCTCGCGCAGGCGGCAGGCGCCGGGGTGGATCTCGTCCGGGTGTGGGGCGGCGGGATCTACGAGAGCGAGGACTTCTACGACGTCTGCGACGAGTTGGGGCTCCTGGTGTGGCAGGACTTCCCGTTCGCGTGCGCCGCCTATCCCGAGGAGCAGCCGCTGCGGGGTGAGGTGGAGGCGGAGGCCCGGGAGAACGTCGTACGGCTGATGCCGCATCCCTCGCTCGTGCTGTGGAACGGCAACAACGAGAACCTGTGGGGCTTCAGGGACTGGGAGTGGGAGCAGCGGCTCGCCGGGGAGTCGTGGGGCGAGGGGTACTACCTGGGCGTACTGCCGCGCGTGGTGGCCGAGTTGGACCCCACGCGGCCCTATACGGCGGGCAGTCCCTGGTCCGGGTCCTGGGAGCGGCATCCGAACGATCCGGCGCACGGCACGCATCACTCGTGGGAGGTGTGGAACCGGGAGGACTATGCCGACTACCGGCTCGAAGTCCCGCGATTCGTGGCCGAGTTCGGGTGGCAGGCACCGGCCGCGTATGCCACGATGCGGCGGGCTCTGCCGGGTGAGCGGCTCGACTCCGACTCCCCCGGCATGCTGCACCACCAGAAGGCGGACGACGGGAACGGAAAGCTGGAGCGCGGTCTCGCCCGGCATTTCCCCTTGCCGGAGGGGGACTTCGACCGGTGGCACTACCTCACCCAGGTCAACCAGGCCCGTGCCGTCGCCGCCGGGATCGAGCACTGGCGGGCGCACTGGCCCGTGTGCGCGGGGACGATCGTATGGCAGCTCAACGACTGCTGGCCGGTGACGTCCTGGGCGGCGATCGACGGGGACGGGCGCGAGAAGCCGCTCTACCACGAGCTGCGGCGACTGTACGCGGACCGGCTGCTCAGCCTTCAAGTGCGGGGCGGCAAGGTGGTGTTGGCCGTCGTCAACCAGGCGGCCGAGCGGTGGACGGGCACGGTGGAGCTGCGCCGGATGTCCGTGGCCGGGGACGGAGGCGGAGCCGGGATCGGTGAGTCGGTGCGGGTCCCGTTCACGGCGGAGCGGCGGGCGGTCGCCGAGGTGCGGGTGCCGGGGGTGGTCGTGCCGGTGGGAGCCAAGGAGTTCCTGGTCGCGGACGTCGAGGGAGCAGGGGGAACAGAGGAGGCAGTGGCGGCGGTGGGAGCGGAGAGGGCCGGCGGGGCGGGGCTGCGGGCGCTGTACTTTCCCGTTCCTGACCGTGAAATCCCTTACGCCCGACCCGAGTTCGACGTACGCGTGGCCCCGGGGGCGGTCACGGTGACGGCTCGTACCCTCGTACGGGATCTGCTGTTGCAGGCGGACCGGCTGGACCCGGGAGCGCGAGCCGATCGTGGGCTGGTGACCCTGTTGCCCGGGGAACAGGTGACCATCGGGGTGCGCGGCTGGGAGACTCCGGATGCCGAGACCGCCCGATCGGCCCTGTACTGCGTGGAGCCCGCCAGATGACGGCATTGCCGACCCCTCGCGTCACCATCAAGGACGTCGCCGCGCGCGCGGGCGTGTCCAAGGGTGCCGTGTCCCTCGCCTTCAACCACAAGCCGGGACTCGCCGAGGCGACCCGGGACCGGATCTTCACCGCGGCCCGCGAGCTGGGCTGGGAGCCGAACCTCACCGCGCGGTCGCTGGCCGGGGCCCGGGTGGACGTGGTG is a window of Streptomyces sp. B21-083 DNA encoding:
- a CDS encoding glycoside hydrolase family 2 protein — encoded protein: MLEATPLTEGWTVRYEGGELPAAVPGCVHTDLLAAGVIPDPFIGRNEAEVAWVGRREWTYERRLAAASTQEQTDLVFDGLDTAAEIRLDGQLLGRVRNMHRSYRFDVTGMTGLLSVRFASAYAEAEAVRERLGERPGAYAEPYQYIRKMACSFGWDWGPTLVTAGIWRPVRLEHWSTARISRVRPEVTVDEHDLGHVELAVDVERTRVEAGLTLEARVSGGGLAGGGEVVARGEVDGTSGAVKLEVPDVELWWPRGYGQQALYDVELTLRHDDVSLDGWRRRVGFRTVELDTSPDAHGTGFTLVVNGERLFARGVNWIPDDVFPSRITPERYRERLAQAAGAGVDLVRVWGGGIYESEDFYDVCDELGLLVWQDFPFACAAYPEEQPLRGEVEAEARENVVRLMPHPSLVLWNGNNENLWGFRDWEWEQRLAGESWGEGYYLGVLPRVVAELDPTRPYTAGSPWSGSWERHPNDPAHGTHHSWEVWNREDYADYRLEVPRFVAEFGWQAPAAYATMRRALPGERLDSDSPGMLHHQKADDGNGKLERGLARHFPLPEGDFDRWHYLTQVNQARAVAAGIEHWRAHWPVCAGTIVWQLNDCWPVTSWAAIDGDGREKPLYHELRRLYADRLLSLQVRGGKVVLAVVNQAAERWTGTVELRRMSVAGDGGGAGIGESVRVPFTAERRAVAEVRVPGVVVPVGAKEFLVADVEGAGGTEEAVAAVGAERAGGAGLRALYFPVPDREIPYARPEFDVRVAPGAVTVTARTLVRDLLLQADRLDPGARADRGLVTLLPGEQVTIGVRGWETPDAETARSALYCVEPAR